The Corynebacterium simulans genome contains a region encoding:
- a CDS encoding sigma-70 family RNA polymerase sigma factor codes for MGYVATKTTSAKDSQRLFEEQALPLLDQLYGGAMRLTRNPQDAEDLIQETYLKAYKNFGSFKQGTNLKAWLYRIMTNTYINSYRKAKRRPAESSADDLSDFQLYTTAGHDSTGLESAEVEALKLMPDSAISEAMNDLPEDYRMVVYYADVVGLAYKEIAEIMDTPLGTVMSRLHRGRKLLRGALKDVAREEGIGLNHPDMEEKQ; via the coding sequence ATGGGATACGTGGCTACAAAAACTACTAGCGCTAAGGACAGTCAGCGCCTCTTTGAGGAGCAAGCACTGCCTTTACTCGACCAACTCTACGGTGGAGCCATGCGTCTTACGCGCAACCCGCAGGACGCCGAAGACTTGATTCAAGAGACCTATCTGAAGGCTTATAAGAATTTTGGCTCCTTCAAGCAAGGCACCAACCTCAAAGCTTGGCTCTACCGAATCATGACCAATACCTACATCAACTCCTATCGCAAGGCGAAGCGCCGCCCGGCGGAATCTTCAGCAGATGATTTGAGCGATTTTCAGCTCTATACAACTGCCGGCCATGATTCGACCGGCCTGGAATCGGCCGAAGTTGAAGCATTGAAGTTGATGCCGGATTCCGCGATCTCCGAGGCTATGAATGATTTGCCGGAGGATTATCGCATGGTTGTCTATTACGCCGACGTCGTAGGCCTGGCGTACAAGGAAATCGCAGAAATTATGGACACTCCACTTGGCACGGTCATGAGCCGGCTACATCGTGGAAGAAAACTCCTTCGTGGCGCGTTGAAAGACGTGGCTAGAGAAGAAGGCATCGGTCTCAACCACCCAGACATGGAGGAGAAGCAATGA
- the ybaK gene encoding Cys-tRNA(Pro) deacylase produces the protein MRLMSKSKKTPHAATPALKLLEEAGIPHKVAIFEGGTDHFGDTAAAELGIDADRVFKTLVVDLTAGKGAKRELAVCVLPVSHKLSLKKAAAAFGAAKATMADPQDASKSSGYIPGGISPLGQKHVLPTAIDETAVLFDTIFFSGGRRGLDIEMNAEDLAKVLDITFTDLVAQ, from the coding sequence ATGCGGCTTATGTCCAAGTCCAAGAAAACTCCGCATGCCGCTACCCCAGCTTTAAAGCTCTTGGAAGAGGCGGGAATCCCACATAAGGTGGCAATCTTCGAGGGCGGTACGGATCATTTCGGCGACACTGCCGCAGCGGAACTAGGCATCGATGCTGATCGCGTATTCAAGACTCTGGTGGTCGATCTCACCGCGGGCAAAGGCGCCAAGCGGGAATTAGCGGTTTGCGTGTTGCCAGTCTCACACAAGCTCAGCCTAAAGAAGGCGGCCGCGGCATTCGGTGCGGCGAAGGCGACGATGGCCGATCCTCAGGATGCCTCGAAATCCTCCGGCTATATTCCAGGCGGAATCTCTCCGCTAGGCCAAAAGCACGTTCTTCCCACCGCAATTGATGAAACGGCTGTCCTCTTCGACACCATCTTTTTCTCCGGCGGGCGCCGTGGCCTCGACATCGAAATGAATGCGGAGGACTTAGCCAAGGTTCTCGATATCACTTTCACCGACCTGGTCGCGCAGTAG
- a CDS encoding SOS response-associated peptidase, protein MCGRFVLFSESLLAAVGDWPGIEEVHAPQGLPPARYNIAPTQPIAVVRVQESVARVEPARWGLIPHWKKDLNGPPLFNARAETVATKPSFREAFARNRCIIPLDGYYEWKADVSSPGGGTKAKGKGKKTPYYVTGPEGMLFAAGLWSSGQDRLSATMITTEATEEMAWLHGRLPKFLRQEEIGPWLAGEPLLEPSTVTGFQARPADPAVGNVRNDYAELIAEQPSEGLF, encoded by the coding sequence ATGTGCGGAAGATTTGTTTTGTTCAGCGAGTCTTTACTCGCCGCGGTTGGCGACTGGCCAGGTATTGAGGAGGTCCACGCCCCACAAGGGCTGCCGCCGGCGCGTTATAACATCGCCCCGACACAGCCGATTGCCGTGGTGCGTGTACAGGAATCCGTAGCACGTGTGGAGCCAGCACGCTGGGGTCTTATCCCACATTGGAAGAAGGACCTAAACGGTCCGCCGCTTTTTAACGCGCGTGCCGAAACCGTGGCGACTAAGCCTTCGTTCCGCGAGGCTTTCGCACGCAATCGCTGCATCATTCCGTTGGATGGCTACTACGAATGGAAAGCTGACGTTTCAAGCCCAGGCGGTGGAACCAAGGCCAAGGGCAAGGGCAAGAAGACGCCCTATTACGTCACCGGCCCAGAGGGCATGCTCTTTGCTGCCGGGCTGTGGTCCTCGGGCCAAGACAGGCTTTCAGCCACGATGATTACCACCGAAGCCACCGAAGAAATGGCGTGGCTGCACGGCCGCCTGCCTAAGTTCCTGCGGCAGGAGGAAATCGGGCCATGGCTGGCAGGCGAGCCTTTGCTCGAGCCAAGCACCGTCACCGGTTTTCAGGCGCGGCCCGCGGATCCAGCCGTGGGCAACGTGCGTAACGACTATGCCGAGCTTATTGCAGAACAACCCTCGGAAGGGCTGTTCTAG